Proteins co-encoded in one Thermus tengchongensis genomic window:
- a CDS encoding ABC transporter ATP-binding protein gives MTGRSVLLRRLLPYLAPYWVRYTLGVLVGLLSIFFFVLTPYFLRLGVDAVGHGGPYGRYALFLVLSAGVSALLSFFMRRLAVVASRQVEYDLRKALFHHLLRLDRSFYQKTRVGDLMNRLNTDLSAVREMVGPGIMMGSRLSFLVLLAFLSMYAVNARLAFYLTLVLPLIGGVMFYLLRLIDRRYREAQEAFDQISTLAQEAFSGIRVVKGYALEGRMLTRFQSLNRAYMGKSLALAKVEGPMHALLGFLMGFAFLLVLWVGGRMVVEGQLSVGQLVQFNAYLAQLTWPILGLGWVMAMYQRGFTSLKRLLELLDQEPALRDEDPLPLKAEDLSGEVRFVGVGLWQEGRWLLKDITLTVPEGMTLGITGRTGAGKSLLTALIPRLLDPTEGEVFVGGYSVRRIPLSALRQAVGVAPQEPFLFSETLLENIAFGLEAPDRERVEWAARLAGIHEEILAFPKGYETLLGERGVTLSGGQRQRVALARALAKRPKILILDDALSAVDTETEARILQGLKGVLGRQTTFLISHRTATLRHADWIIVLDGGRIVEEGTHESLLEAGGLYAELDRIQRMEREVEG, from the coding sequence ATGACCGGTCGGTCAGTTCTTCTCCGTCGCCTCCTGCCCTACCTGGCCCCGTACTGGGTCCGGTACACCTTAGGCGTTTTGGTGGGTCTCCTGTCCATCTTCTTTTTTGTGCTGACCCCCTACTTCCTGCGCCTGGGGGTGGACGCGGTGGGGCACGGGGGGCCCTATGGGCGCTACGCCCTTTTTTTGGTGCTCTCCGCCGGGGTGAGCGCCCTCCTCTCCTTCTTCATGCGCCGCCTGGCGGTGGTGGCCAGCCGCCAGGTGGAGTACGACCTCAGGAAGGCCCTCTTCCACCATCTGCTCCGTCTGGACCGGAGCTTTTACCAAAAGACCCGGGTGGGCGACCTCATGAACCGCCTGAACACCGACCTCTCCGCGGTGCGGGAGATGGTGGGTCCGGGGATCATGATGGGGAGCCGCCTCTCCTTCCTGGTGCTTTTGGCGTTTCTCTCCATGTACGCGGTAAACGCCCGCCTGGCCTTCTACCTGACCCTGGTCCTTCCCCTGATCGGTGGGGTGATGTTCTACCTCCTCCGGCTCATCGACCGCCGCTACCGCGAGGCCCAGGAGGCCTTTGACCAGATCAGCACCCTGGCCCAGGAGGCCTTTAGCGGCATCCGGGTGGTGAAGGGGTATGCCCTGGAGGGCCGCATGCTCACCCGCTTCCAGAGCCTGAACCGGGCCTACATGGGCAAGAGCCTGGCCCTGGCCAAGGTGGAGGGGCCCATGCACGCCCTATTGGGCTTCCTCATGGGCTTCGCCTTCCTCCTCGTCCTTTGGGTGGGGGGCAGGATGGTGGTGGAGGGGCAGCTTTCCGTGGGCCAGCTGGTGCAGTTCAACGCCTACCTGGCCCAGCTCACCTGGCCCATCCTGGGCCTGGGCTGGGTGATGGCCATGTACCAGCGGGGCTTTACCAGCCTGAAGCGCCTCTTGGAGCTTTTGGACCAAGAGCCCGCCCTTCGCGACGAAGACCCCCTGCCCCTGAAGGCGGAGGACCTCTCCGGGGAGGTGCGCTTCGTGGGGGTGGGGCTTTGGCAGGAGGGGCGCTGGCTCCTCAAGGACATCACCCTCACCGTGCCCGAGGGCATGACCCTGGGGATCACCGGGCGCACGGGGGCGGGCAAGAGCCTCCTCACCGCCCTTATCCCCCGCCTTTTGGACCCCACGGAGGGGGAGGTTTTTGTGGGGGGGTATTCCGTCCGGCGCATCCCCCTCTCGGCTCTACGGCAGGCGGTGGGGGTGGCCCCGCAGGAGCCCTTCCTCTTCAGCGAGACCCTCCTGGAGAACATCGCCTTCGGCTTGGAAGCGCCGGACCGGGAGCGGGTGGAGTGGGCGGCCAGGCTCGCCGGCATCCACGAGGAGATCCTCGCCTTTCCCAAGGGCTACGAAACCCTCCTGGGGGAGCGTGGGGTTACCCTCTCCGGGGGGCAGCGCCAGCGGGTGGCCCTGGCCCGCGCCCTGGCCAAACGCCCCAAGATCCTCATCCTGGACGATGCCTTGAGCGCCGTGGACACCGAAACCGAGGCCCGCATCCTCCAGGGCCTGAAGGGCGTCCTCGGCCGCCAGACCACGTTCCTCATCTCCCACCGCACCGCCACCCTGCGCCACGCCGACTGGATCATCGTCCTGGACGGGGGGAGGATCGTGGAGGAGGGCACCCATGAGAGCCTTTTGGAAGCCGGGGGCCTCTACGCGGAGCTGGACCGCATCCAGCGCATGGAGCGGGAGGTGGAGGGGTGA
- a CDS encoding M20/M25/M40 family metallo-hydrolase, producing the protein MDPVRLLLDLSPLAGEGVRGEFVAAHLPRARRDGLGNVWAGEGPVLLLAHLDTVLPPKPPRRVGERLYGPGVGDNSSGVAVLLSLPEMPGVVRGFTVGEEGLGNLKGARALVETLAPEVVVAVDGYLPGVVDRALGSVRFRITFLGRGGHAWGDRGTPNPVFALAEGLSRLHTLFKEVGGEASLNASGLRGGEAVNAIPKEASALLEIRALEEGALRTLYHKAQEVLEEAARFHGVGVSLEVLGRRPAGSTATPRLLQAAEVALAKIGERPQFQPGSTDASAAVERGIPALALGVYRGGGAHTPEEWVLPQSLWEGREVLLAFLKALGVG; encoded by the coding sequence GTGGACCCGGTACGGCTTCTTCTGGATCTCTCCCCCCTGGCGGGGGAGGGGGTGCGGGGAGAGTTCGTGGCTGCCCATCTGCCCAGGGCCCGAAGGGATGGCCTGGGCAACGTGTGGGCGGGGGAGGGACCGGTGCTCCTCCTCGCCCATCTGGACACGGTGTTGCCGCCAAAGCCCCCGAGGCGGGTGGGGGAGAGGCTCTATGGCCCCGGGGTGGGGGACAACTCCAGCGGGGTGGCGGTCCTCCTCTCCTTACCGGAGATGCCCGGGGTGGTGCGGGGCTTCACCGTGGGGGAGGAGGGTCTGGGGAACCTCAAGGGGGCCCGGGCCCTGGTGGAAACCCTGGCTCCTGAGGTGGTGGTGGCGGTGGATGGGTACCTGCCGGGGGTGGTGGACCGGGCTTTAGGCTCGGTCCGTTTCCGAATCACCTTTCTGGGTCGGGGGGGCCACGCCTGGGGGGACAGGGGGACCCCCAATCCCGTGTTTGCCCTAGCGGAGGGGCTTTCCCGGTTGCACACCCTTTTCAAGGAGGTGGGGGGTGAGGCTAGCCTGAACGCCAGCGGTCTCCGGGGGGGCGAGGCGGTAAACGCCATACCCAAGGAGGCCTCGGCCCTGCTGGAGATCCGCGCTTTGGAGGAGGGGGCCCTTCGCACCCTCTACCACAAGGCCCAGGAGGTTCTGGAGGAGGCGGCCCGGTTCCACGGGGTGGGGGTTTCCCTGGAGGTCCTGGGAAGGAGGCCTGCGGGGAGCACCGCCACGCCCAGGCTTCTGCAAGCGGCGGAGGTGGCGCTGGCCAAGATCGGAGAAAGGCCCCAGTTCCAGCCGGGTTCCACCGATGCCAGCGCCGCCGTCGAACGGGGCATCCCCGCCTTGGCCCTGGGGGTGTACCGGGGGGGTGGGGCCCACACCCCGGAGGAATGGGTACTTCCCCAAAGCCTTTGGGAGGGGCGGGAGGTGCTTCTGGCCTTTTTAAAGGCCCTTGGCGTAGGATAG
- a CDS encoding response regulator transcription factor, translating to MIRVLLADDHALFRQGLKSLLEAEGDFRVVGEAKDGWEALRHALEAKPDVILMDIQMPNLDGVQATQAILKEWPEAKVIILTMYRQDAYVFEAVKAGARGYLLKDTDASELIGAIRRVHAGEVLLDAELAGRIIQDFRAKKESSAPLHAELSEREIQILKLVAQGYTNLEIAAELQLSEKTVRNRLSEIFQKLHLNNRTQAALYAIREGLAGPEPQE from the coding sequence GTGATTCGGGTACTGTTAGCGGACGACCATGCCCTCTTCCGCCAGGGGCTCAAAAGCCTTTTGGAGGCGGAAGGGGATTTTCGGGTGGTGGGGGAGGCCAAGGACGGTTGGGAGGCATTAAGGCATGCCCTCGAGGCCAAGCCGGACGTGATCCTCATGGACATCCAGATGCCGAACCTGGACGGGGTGCAGGCCACCCAGGCCATCCTCAAGGAGTGGCCGGAGGCCAAGGTGATCATCCTCACCATGTACCGCCAGGACGCCTACGTGTTTGAGGCGGTGAAGGCGGGGGCCAGGGGCTACCTTCTCAAGGACACGGACGCCAGCGAGCTCATCGGGGCCATCCGCCGGGTGCACGCGGGGGAGGTGCTCCTGGACGCGGAGCTGGCCGGGAGGATCATCCAGGATTTCCGGGCCAAGAAGGAGTCCAGCGCCCCCCTCCATGCGGAGCTTTCCGAAAGGGAGATCCAGATCCTCAAGCTGGTGGCCCAAGGCTACACCAACCTGGAGATCGCCGCCGAGCTCCAGCTTTCTGAAAAGACCGTGCGCAACCGCCTTTCCGAGATTTTCCAGAAGCTTCACCTGAACAACCGCACCCAGGCGGCCCTTTACGCCATCCGGGAGGGGCTGGCCGGACCCGAGCCCCAGGAGTAG
- a CDS encoding class I SAM-dependent RNA methyltransferase, giving the protein MKGALPGEVVRGKPVRRKGTLFLEEVEVLTPRPDRYPHPLPPPADLPLAYESQLPLKEGLVQDALMRIARLPFPLAPIHPSPRPLGYRTAAQYARHPLGGLAYRLPESHALVRVEEDPLVAEPLAWALRVLSTWPLPVEEVALRGSLLEGRVLLGLIGGSPEALKRPAKALVREGFAGVVWAEPSEKGRFRGRVRPLYGERTLLERFGPLTASVSVESFSQVNPLAAGELLEEAQGLVQGGGRALELYAGSGLLSLLLAPRYGEVVAVEISKEAVRRGEADRKRLGMENVRFHRGDAKEAAQLGAFDLVVLDPPRSGLSPEVRRYLLESRPREVLYIACDPATWARDVGELSRGGYELAFARPYDFFPFTHHVEVLSLLHLG; this is encoded by the coding sequence ATCAAGGGGGCCCTGCCGGGGGAGGTGGTGCGGGGAAAACCTGTGCGCCGCAAGGGAACCCTTTTCCTGGAGGAGGTGGAGGTGCTCACCCCCCGCCCCGACCGCTACCCCCACCCCCTCCCCCCTCCCGCCGACCTGCCCCTGGCCTACGAAAGCCAGCTTCCCCTGAAGGAGGGCCTGGTGCAAGACGCCCTCATGCGCATCGCTAGGCTTCCCTTCCCCTTGGCCCCCATCCACCCCTCCCCCAGGCCCCTGGGCTACCGCACCGCCGCCCAGTACGCCCGCCACCCCCTGGGAGGCCTGGCCTACCGCCTCCCGGAAAGCCACGCCCTGGTGCGGGTGGAGGAGGATCCCCTGGTGGCCGAGCCCTTGGCCTGGGCCCTGAGGGTCCTTTCCACCTGGCCCCTGCCCGTGGAGGAGGTGGCCTTAAGGGGAAGCCTCCTGGAAGGGAGGGTTCTCCTCGGGCTCATCGGGGGAAGCCCCGAGGCCCTGAAGCGCCCCGCCAAGGCCCTGGTGCGGGAGGGCTTCGCCGGGGTGGTCTGGGCCGAGCCCTCGGAGAAGGGCCGCTTCCGGGGAAGGGTGAGGCCCCTTTATGGCGAAAGAACCCTCCTGGAGCGCTTTGGCCCCCTCACCGCCAGCGTGAGCGTGGAGAGCTTCAGCCAGGTGAACCCCTTGGCGGCGGGGGAGCTTCTGGAAGAGGCCCAAGGGCTGGTGCAAGGAGGCGGGCGGGCCTTAGAGCTCTATGCGGGCAGCGGTCTCCTCTCCCTCCTCCTCGCCCCCCGCTACGGGGAGGTGGTGGCGGTGGAGATCAGCAAGGAGGCGGTGCGCCGGGGCGAGGCGGACCGGAAGCGGCTGGGCATGGAAAACGTGCGCTTCCACCGCGGGGACGCCAAGGAAGCGGCCCAGCTCGGGGCCTTTGACCTGGTGGTCCTGGACCCGCCCCGGTCCGGCCTCTCCCCGGAGGTGCGCCGCTACCTCCTGGAATCGCGCCCCCGGGAGGTCCTCTACATCGCCTGCGACCCCGCCACCTGGGCCCGGGACGTGGGGGAGCTCTCCCGGGGAGGCTATGAGCTGGCCTTCGCCCGCCCCTACGACTTCTTCCCCTTCACCCACCACGTGGAGGTGCTCTCCCTTCTGCACCTAGGGTAG
- a CDS encoding LysM peptidoglycan-binding domain-containing M23 family metallopeptidase codes for MRWLLALWLWALSAMAQTHTVAPGETLFSIARRYGTTVEALVRLNGLSDPNRIRAGQVLRVRPGEEVPLPRGRLWYALPVQGRAFGLRVAGYREGWAEFLGVRYPLWPGEEGLWALLAVGALQGPGEYPLRLHLEGEEVVLPLRVAPGGYGQETLALSPTLERLLQDPGLKAERERVVAACSQEGPLRFRGAFLRPLEGGRTTSAFGTRRRYGTLFTSYHEGLDFAAPLGTPVRAVAAGVVVLSERLKVRGEAVVVAHGMGLCTGYWHLASRQVRVGEEVRPGQVLGRLGSTGLSTGPHLHLEVRLRGVPVDPAPFFSGLPLP; via the coding sequence ATGCGCTGGCTGCTGGCCCTTTGGCTTTGGGCCCTTTCCGCCATGGCCCAGACCCACACCGTGGCCCCCGGGGAGACGCTTTTTTCCATCGCCCGCCGCTACGGCACCACGGTGGAGGCCCTGGTCCGCCTCAACGGGCTTTCCGACCCCAACCGCATCCGGGCGGGGCAGGTCTTGCGGGTGCGCCCGGGGGAGGAGGTACCCCTGCCCAGGGGGAGGCTCTGGTATGCGCTCCCGGTCCAGGGACGGGCCTTCGGCCTGCGGGTGGCCGGCTACCGGGAGGGGTGGGCGGAGTTCTTGGGGGTGCGCTACCCCCTTTGGCCCGGGGAGGAGGGGCTTTGGGCCCTCCTGGCGGTGGGGGCCCTGCAGGGGCCAGGGGAGTACCCCTTGCGCCTGCACCTGGAGGGGGAGGAGGTGGTGCTTCCCCTGCGGGTGGCCCCGGGGGGGTACGGCCAGGAAACCCTCGCCCTTTCCCCAACCTTGGAGCGCCTCCTCCAGGACCCCGGCCTGAAGGCGGAGCGGGAGCGGGTGGTGGCCGCCTGCTCCCAGGAAGGGCCCCTCCGCTTCCGGGGGGCTTTCCTCCGGCCCCTCGAGGGGGGGCGCACCACCAGCGCCTTCGGCACCCGCCGCCGGTACGGCACCCTCTTCACCTCCTACCACGAGGGCCTGGACTTTGCCGCTCCCCTGGGCACCCCGGTGCGGGCGGTGGCCGCGGGGGTGGTGGTCCTCTCGGAAAGGCTCAAGGTGCGGGGGGAGGCGGTGGTGGTAGCCCACGGGATGGGGCTTTGCACCGGGTACTGGCACCTTGCTTCACGGCAGGTGCGGGTGGGGGAGGAGGTGCGGCCTGGGCAGGTGCTGGGGCGTTTGGGGAGCACGGGGCTTTCCACGGGCCCCCACCTGCACCTGGAGGTGCGCCTTAGGGGGGTGCCCGTGGACCCTGCGCCCTTCTTCTCCGGCCTTCCCCTACCCTAG
- the aroQ gene encoding type II 3-dehydroquinate dehydratase, whose amino-acid sequence MVLILNGPNLNLLGQREPEVYGRTTLEELEALCEAWGAELGLGVAFRQSNYEGQLIEWVQQAHREGFLAIVLNPGALTHYSYALLDAIRAQPLPVVEVHLSNLHAREPFRRHSVTAGACRGIVSGFGVLSYKLALVYLAEVLEVGAP is encoded by the coding sequence ATGGTGCTGATCCTGAACGGTCCCAACCTGAACCTGCTGGGCCAGCGGGAGCCCGAGGTCTACGGGCGCACCACCCTCGAGGAGCTGGAAGCCCTCTGCGAGGCCTGGGGGGCGGAACTGGGTCTGGGGGTGGCCTTCCGCCAGAGCAACTACGAAGGGCAGCTGATCGAATGGGTACAGCAAGCCCATCGGGAGGGGTTCTTGGCCATCGTCCTTAACCCCGGGGCCCTCACCCACTACTCCTACGCCCTTCTGGACGCCATACGGGCCCAGCCCCTTCCCGTGGTGGAGGTGCACCTCTCCAACCTCCACGCCCGCGAGCCCTTCCGCCGGCACTCGGTCACCGCAGGAGCTTGCCGGGGCATTGTCTCCGGGTTTGGGGTGCTTTCCTACAAGCTGGCCCTGGTCTACCTGGCGGAGGTCCTGGAGGTGGGAGCCCCCTAG
- the gyrA gene encoding DNA gyrase subunit A — MSQVLPVEITEELKQSFINYAMSVIVDRALPDVRDGLKPVQRRILFGAYQEGVLPGRKHVKSAKIVGEVMGKYHPHGDAAIYDALARLAQPWNLRYPLVDGQGNFGSIDGDPPAAQRYTEARLSPLGAEMLLDIDKETVDFRPNYDGSLKEPEVLPSAIPNLLVNGASGIAVGMATSLPPHNLSEVVDALVAMIDNPGITLKEVMRHLPGPDFPTGGKLSRKGIQEAYATGRGSLKVRAKVRIEEKGQRPMLVVTEIPYQVNKAGLIAQIAALVKAKKIEDIVALRDESDRQGLRIAIELKRGANPQVVLNQLYKHTALQTSFTVNLLAIVNGEPKVLPLLSLMRHYLDHRKEVVRRRSLFDLKKAEERAHVLEGLLIALDHIDEVIALIRASEDATQARQGLMGRFGLSEVQAQAILDMRLQRLVALEREKLLEEYRGLMEEIARLRAILEEEERLWAEVKKDLLRVKEKYGDARRTVITEFEESFNPEDLIEDEPMVITLTAQGFLKRLPLESYRAQGRGGKGLIAGKTKEEDEAIQVFVAQAHEDLLLFTNRGRVYRLKVYDLPEMGRQARGVHVKTLLPLAEEEEVAALLSVRGLDGEGYLVFATERGLVKRTALREYQNLGAAGLIAIRLLEGDRLIGVALSDPEDEAILATEEGQAIRFALEEVRATGRDSQGVTGIRFKKPGDRVVSLVTVKPGEMVDLLAVSTRGYGKRTPLAEYPLQGRGGMGVITYKVSTKVGRLAALLKVRGTEDLLVLSKKGLAIRTPVADIRQYSRDTAGVKVMNLPEDDEVVSAFAVEEEQ; from the coding sequence ATGTCCCAGGTTCTGCCCGTAGAGATCACCGAGGAACTTAAACAGAGTTTCATCAACTACGCCATGTCCGTCATCGTGGACCGAGCCCTGCCCGACGTGCGGGACGGGCTCAAGCCGGTCCAGAGGAGGATCCTCTTCGGCGCCTACCAGGAGGGGGTGCTCCCGGGCCGGAAGCACGTGAAAAGCGCCAAGATCGTGGGCGAGGTCATGGGCAAGTACCACCCCCACGGGGACGCCGCCATCTACGACGCCCTGGCCCGTCTGGCCCAGCCCTGGAACCTGCGCTATCCCCTGGTGGATGGCCAGGGGAACTTCGGCTCCATCGATGGCGACCCTCCCGCAGCCCAGCGCTACACGGAGGCCAGGCTCTCCCCCCTGGGGGCGGAGATGCTTCTTGACATCGACAAGGAGACCGTGGACTTCCGCCCCAACTACGACGGCTCCCTCAAGGAGCCCGAGGTCCTCCCCTCCGCCATCCCCAACCTCCTGGTAAACGGGGCGAGCGGCATCGCCGTGGGCATGGCCACTAGCCTCCCGCCCCACAACCTCTCCGAGGTGGTGGACGCCCTGGTGGCCATGATCGACAACCCGGGGATCACCCTGAAAGAGGTCATGCGCCACCTCCCAGGCCCCGACTTCCCCACCGGGGGGAAGCTCTCCCGGAAAGGCATCCAGGAGGCCTACGCCACAGGACGGGGAAGCCTCAAGGTGCGGGCCAAGGTGCGCATAGAGGAGAAGGGCCAAAGGCCCATGCTGGTGGTCACGGAAATCCCCTACCAGGTCAACAAGGCGGGCCTCATCGCCCAGATCGCCGCCCTGGTCAAGGCCAAGAAGATCGAGGACATCGTGGCCCTAAGGGACGAGTCCGACCGCCAGGGCCTCAGGATCGCCATCGAGCTCAAGCGGGGGGCCAACCCCCAGGTGGTCCTGAACCAGCTCTACAAGCACACCGCCTTGCAGACCTCCTTCACGGTGAACCTCCTGGCCATCGTCAACGGGGAGCCCAAGGTCCTCCCCCTTCTCTCCCTCATGCGCCACTACCTGGACCACCGCAAGGAGGTGGTGCGGCGCAGGAGCCTCTTTGACCTCAAGAAGGCCGAGGAGCGGGCCCACGTCCTGGAGGGCCTCCTCATCGCCCTGGACCACATCGACGAGGTCATCGCCCTGATCCGCGCCTCTGAGGACGCAACCCAGGCGCGCCAAGGGCTCATGGGGCGCTTCGGCCTCTCCGAGGTCCAGGCCCAGGCCATCTTGGACATGCGCCTGCAACGCCTGGTGGCCCTGGAACGGGAGAAGCTCTTGGAGGAGTACCGGGGGCTCATGGAGGAGATCGCCCGGCTTCGGGCCATCCTGGAGGAGGAAGAACGCCTCTGGGCTGAGGTCAAGAAGGACCTCCTAAGGGTCAAGGAGAAGTACGGGGATGCCCGGCGTACGGTGATCACCGAGTTCGAGGAAAGCTTCAACCCCGAGGACCTCATAGAGGACGAACCCATGGTCATCACCCTCACCGCCCAGGGCTTCCTAAAGCGCCTTCCCCTGGAGAGCTACCGGGCCCAGGGGCGGGGGGGAAAGGGGCTGATCGCCGGCAAGACCAAGGAGGAGGATGAGGCCATCCAGGTCTTCGTGGCCCAAGCCCATGAGGACCTCCTCCTTTTCACCAACCGGGGCCGGGTCTACCGCCTCAAGGTCTACGACCTCCCAGAGATGGGCCGCCAGGCTCGGGGGGTGCACGTGAAGACCCTTCTTCCCCTGGCCGAGGAGGAGGAGGTGGCCGCCCTGCTTTCCGTAAGGGGCCTAGACGGGGAAGGCTACCTGGTCTTTGCCACGGAACGGGGCCTGGTGAAGCGCACCGCCTTAAGGGAGTACCAGAACCTGGGAGCGGCGGGGCTCATCGCCATCCGCCTCCTGGAAGGGGATCGGCTCATCGGGGTGGCCCTTTCCGACCCCGAGGACGAGGCCATCCTGGCCACGGAGGAGGGGCAGGCCATCCGCTTCGCCCTGGAGGAGGTGAGGGCCACGGGCCGGGACAGCCAGGGGGTGACGGGGATCCGCTTCAAAAAGCCGGGCGACCGGGTGGTCTCCCTGGTAACGGTGAAGCCCGGGGAGATGGTGGACCTCCTGGCCGTGAGCACCCGGGGCTACGGCAAGCGCACCCCCCTCGCCGAGTACCCCCTGCAGGGCCGTGGGGGAATGGGGGTGATCACTTATAAGGTGTCCACCAAGGTGGGCCGCCTAGCCGCCCTCCTCAAGGTGCGGGGCACGGAGGACCTCCTGGTCCTTTCCAAGAAGGGCCTAGCCATCCGCACCCCCGTGGCCGATATCCGCCAGTATTCCCGGGACACCGCCGGGGTCAAGGTGATGAACCTCCCCGAGGACGACGAGGTGGTGAGCGCTTTTGCCGTGGAGGAGGAGCAGTGA
- the cutA gene encoding divalent-cation tolerance protein CutA, with translation MEEVVLITAPSEEVGRTLARALVEERLAACVNLVPGLTSVYRWQGEVVEDREVLLIVKTTTFAFPRLRERVLSLHPYTVPEIVALPIAEGHGPYLDWLRENVG, from the coding sequence ATGGAGGAGGTGGTCCTGATCACCGCCCCCAGCGAGGAGGTGGGCCGCACCCTGGCCCGCGCCCTGGTGGAGGAGCGCCTGGCCGCCTGCGTGAACCTGGTGCCGGGCCTCACCTCCGTCTACCGCTGGCAGGGGGAGGTGGTGGAGGACCGGGAGGTCCTCCTCATCGTCAAGACCACCACCTTCGCCTTCCCCCGGCTTAGGGAGCGGGTTCTCTCCCTACACCCCTACACCGTTCCCGAGATCGTGGCCCTGCCCATCGCCGAGGGGCACGGCCCCTACCTGGACTGGCTCCGGGAGAACGTGGGATGA
- a CDS encoding nucleotidyltransferase codes for MTEDMLDFLRSLHRAEARFLVIGGYALAFLGRPRFTKDLDLWVDAQEAAKVLAAIRDFFGGDDLGLKEEDLATPGVVQLGYAPNRIDLVILETPPFGEAFARALEREVSGVKVYVVHPEDLKVLKRAFGRPVDLRDLEEL; via the coding sequence ATGACCGAGGACATGCTGGACTTCCTCCGGTCCTTGCACCGGGCGGAAGCCCGCTTCCTGGTCATCGGAGGGTACGCCTTGGCCTTCCTGGGCCGTCCCCGGTTCACCAAGGACCTGGACCTCTGGGTGGACGCTCAGGAAGCGGCCAAGGTCCTCGCCGCCATCCGGGATTTCTTCGGCGGGGACGATCTGGGGCTAAAGGAAGAGGATCTGGCCACCCCAGGGGTGGTCCAGCTGGGGTATGCCCCCAACCGCATCGACCTGGTCATCCTGGAAACCCCCCCCTTCGGGGAGGCCTTTGCCCGGGCCCTGGAGCGGGAGGTGAGCGGTGTGAAAGTGTACGTGGTCCACCCCGAGGACCTAAAGGTCTTGAAGCGAGCCTTCGGCCGGCCTGTGGACCTACGCGACCTGGAGGAACTATGA
- a CDS encoding helix-turn-helix domain-containing protein produces MTQARETVTFKPGEVILYPGVPGPRDRVYRVLEGLVRLEAVDEEGNALTLRLVRPGGYFGEEVLAGMERTYFAEAVTEVVAEPLPKEPHPEEIRQVLLSLAQALSESYRRIERLATQRLKNRMAAAILELAETPLAHEEQEGVVLRATHDELAAAVGSVRETVTKVIGELTREGYIRSGYGKIILKDIKGLKELARSRGDGR; encoded by the coding sequence ATGACCCAGGCCCGCGAAACCGTAACCTTCAAGCCCGGCGAGGTCATCCTGTACCCGGGGGTGCCGGGGCCCCGGGACCGGGTCTACCGGGTCCTCGAGGGGCTGGTGCGCCTCGAGGCGGTGGATGAAGAGGGGAATGCCCTCACCCTGCGCCTGGTTCGCCCCGGGGGGTACTTCGGCGAGGAGGTCTTGGCGGGCATGGAGCGGACCTACTTCGCCGAGGCGGTGACCGAGGTGGTGGCCGAACCCCTCCCCAAGGAACCCCATCCCGAAGAGATCCGCCAGGTGCTCCTAAGCCTGGCCCAGGCCCTTTCCGAGTCCTACCGGCGCATTGAGCGCCTGGCCACCCAGCGCCTGAAGAACCGCATGGCTGCGGCCATCCTGGAGCTGGCGGAAACCCCCTTAGCCCACGAGGAGCAGGAGGGCGTGGTCCTCCGCGCCACCCATGACGAGCTGGCCGCGGCGGTGGGGAGCGTGCGGGAAACCGTGACCAAGGTCATCGGGGAGCTCACCCGGGAAGGCTACATCCGCTCCGGCTACGGCAAGATCATCCTGAAGGACATCAAAGGCCTCAAGGAACTGGCCCGAAGCCGCGGGGATGGACGCTAG
- a CDS encoding DUF502 domain-containing protein, which yields MRLRQRFLTGLVTLLPLLVTLYFLAWVYTYSGGYIQTFLRLLNLEVPRTYQPLLPFVGLLLAGVLIYLVGTVAENYLGRRLLHSLERSLLLFPIVRDIYKAVQQITHTLFGHQEVKFSRAAVIEYPRRGLYVLCFVVQPVGSRLPPLPEGYTAVLVPTSPVPASGVVILVPTEEVIPLEISVEDALKYVVSAGFLLPEKPSGSLTSLPQKAGPSA from the coding sequence ATGCGCCTGCGCCAGAGGTTCCTCACTGGGCTGGTTACCCTTCTTCCCCTTCTGGTCACCCTTTACTTCCTGGCCTGGGTCTACACCTATTCCGGCGGGTATATCCAGACCTTTCTCCGCCTTCTGAACCTCGAGGTGCCCAGGACCTACCAGCCCCTCCTCCCCTTCGTGGGGCTCCTCCTGGCCGGGGTGCTCATCTACCTGGTGGGTACCGTGGCGGAAAACTACCTGGGCCGGAGGCTCCTCCACTCCCTGGAGCGCTCCCTTCTCCTCTTCCCCATTGTGCGGGACATCTACAAGGCGGTGCAACAGATCACCCACACCCTCTTCGGCCACCAGGAGGTGAAGTTCAGCCGGGCCGCGGTCATCGAGTACCCCCGGCGGGGGCTTTACGTGCTCTGCTTTGTGGTCCAGCCCGTAGGGAGCCGTCTGCCCCCCCTGCCCGAGGGCTACACCGCCGTCTTAGTGCCCACGAGCCCCGTACCGGCCAGCGGGGTGGTCATCCTGGTACCCACGGAGGAGGTCATCCCTTTGGAGATCAGCGTGGAGGATGCTCTTAAGTACGTGGTCTCTGCGGGCTTCCTCCTACCGGAAAAACCTTCAGGCTCCTTAACCTCCCTCCCACAAAAGGCCGGGCCCTCGGCGTAG